A single Streptomyces sp. 2114.4 DNA region contains:
- a CDS encoding D-alanyl-D-alanine carboxypeptidase family protein, producing MAIDARVSKKAAAMTLIAAAAVSLTSIPAAAHDSTSRQPSAAGAGVQPVAAPGTPRLPGGLSALSWMVADADTGSVLAAKNAHRKLPPASTLKTLFAVTVLPKFSAGAVRRVSSADLAGIGTGSSVVGVKEGRSYSVADLWRGVFLRSGNDAVHVLAAMNGGWRTTAQEMQETAGKLGARDTTVKSPDGYDAPGQVSSAYDLTVFARAGLANDDFARYCATTRAAFPGAGGTTMIENTNRILVGSHGLSRYPGIIGVKNGYTSKAGNTLIAAARRNGRTLLVTVLNPQSNETNAVYKEAGSLLDWGFDTAGKTQPVGTLHAVRTAYDGDAPLHPVAAEVTTATARGGPPRNSTLVLGAGGAGVAALGLGALLGRWRQARRRRRQGEGAA from the coding sequence ATGGCAATTGACGCGCGTGTGTCCAAGAAGGCAGCGGCAATGACCCTGATCGCCGCCGCCGCGGTGTCGCTCACGTCCATACCGGCTGCCGCGCACGACTCGACGTCCCGTCAGCCCTCCGCGGCAGGTGCCGGGGTGCAGCCCGTCGCCGCCCCCGGCACCCCGAGGCTGCCCGGCGGTCTGTCCGCCCTGTCCTGGATGGTGGCCGACGCGGACACCGGCAGCGTGCTGGCCGCGAAGAACGCGCACCGCAAGCTCCCTCCGGCCAGCACCCTCAAGACGCTCTTCGCGGTCACCGTCCTGCCGAAGTTCTCGGCCGGTGCCGTACGCCGGGTCAGCTCGGCGGACCTGGCGGGCATCGGGACCGGCAGCAGCGTCGTCGGCGTCAAGGAGGGCCGCAGCTACTCCGTCGCCGACCTGTGGCGCGGCGTCTTCCTGCGCTCCGGCAACGATGCGGTGCACGTGCTGGCCGCGATGAACGGCGGTTGGCGGACCACCGCCCAGGAGATGCAGGAGACCGCCGGCAAACTCGGAGCGCGCGACACCACCGTCAAGTCCCCGGACGGCTATGACGCGCCCGGTCAGGTGTCCTCGGCGTACGACCTGACCGTCTTCGCCCGCGCCGGACTCGCCAATGACGACTTCGCCCGCTACTGCGCCACCACCCGCGCCGCCTTCCCCGGCGCCGGCGGCACCACCATGATCGAGAACACCAACCGGATACTGGTGGGCTCGCACGGACTGTCCCGCTACCCCGGCATCATCGGCGTCAAGAACGGCTACACCAGCAAGGCCGGCAACACCCTGATCGCCGCCGCCCGGCGGAACGGCCGCACCCTGCTGGTCACCGTGCTGAATCCGCAGTCGAACGAGACCAACGCCGTCTACAAGGAAGCCGGTTCGCTGCTGGACTGGGGCTTCGACACCGCCGGAAAGACCCAGCCGGTGGGCACCCTGCACGCCGTCCGCACCGCCTACGACGGCGACGCCCCGCTCCACCCGGTGGCCGCCGAGGTCACCACGGCCACAGCACGCGGCGGCCCGCCCAGGAACTCCACCCTCGTCCTGGGCGCGGGCGGCGCCGGTGTCGCGGCCCTCGGGCTGGGCGCGCTGCTCGGCCGGTGGCGCCAGGCCCGCAGGCGCCGCAGGCAGGGGGAAGGGGCGGCGTAG
- a CDS encoding DUF309 domain-containing protein codes for MRERPRSAVCEHCGAGPDGTTAGAAPSGAGSSATGRRAPRRDRDEEGRARNARPRDGLGRPLPYGSPGVARQPEGVSRTPAQSLAEAQRLLDDGMPFHAHEVLEDAWKAAPEAERELWRGLAQLAVGLTHAARGNAVGGTALLDRGAAAIAPYADAAPYGIDIAGLTAWAGELTGRLTGTGAAVPAARTAPRLRATGHDAGDHPTGDETGDRPGAGG; via the coding sequence ATCCGGGAGCGGCCCCGCAGCGCGGTATGCGAACACTGCGGGGCCGGGCCGGACGGGACGACGGCGGGGGCGGCGCCGAGCGGGGCGGGCTCATCCGCCACCGGCCGGCGGGCCCCCCGGCGGGATCGGGATGAGGAGGGCCGGGCCCGCAACGCCCGCCCGCGCGACGGCCTCGGCCGGCCGCTGCCGTACGGCTCCCCGGGTGTGGCAAGGCAGCCGGAGGGGGTGTCCCGTACGCCCGCGCAGTCACTGGCCGAGGCACAGCGGCTGCTCGACGACGGGATGCCGTTCCACGCCCATGAGGTGCTGGAGGACGCCTGGAAGGCGGCTCCGGAGGCGGAGCGGGAGCTGTGGCGGGGGCTCGCCCAGCTCGCGGTGGGCCTCACCCATGCGGCGCGGGGCAATGCCGTGGGCGGCACGGCTCTGCTCGACCGGGGTGCGGCGGCCATCGCGCCGTATGCGGACGCCGCCCCGTACGGGATCGACATCGCAGGACTGACGGCGTGGGCCGGGGAACTGACCGGACGTCTGACCGGCACCGGGGCGGCCGTACCGGCGGCACGAACGGCGCCCCGGCTGCGCGCCACCGGACACGACGCCGGGGACCACCCCACCGGCGACGAGACCGGCGACCGCCCCGGCGCGGGCGGCTGA
- a CDS encoding TetR/AcrR family transcriptional regulator yields the protein MEDTPGTRVTDDAGEITDRVREVIGRLGCSHREFARRIVLDPSKLSRSLGGTRRFTLAEIVRIADIGEVGTGWLLGAPERPSAPPDRAPAAVPEGGRPLQIVRETVRLIAEHGFHGVRVADIAAACGTSPAAVHYHFPGRDELLEAAVRWCMDEDTERRAAGLAAAPDARGELLHLIALQTPRTEQQRRQWLVWLDLWAQAARSTAVGRLHEHYYRQWRTTVADVVRRGVGQGVFRTVDPEFAALRLTALIDGLATQVLATAPDSTGPDTMHAALLAFVDSELTAAPAD from the coding sequence ATGGAGGACACCCCCGGAACCCGGGTCACCGACGACGCCGGAGAGATCACGGACCGCGTCCGTGAGGTGATCGGCCGGCTCGGCTGCAGCCACCGCGAATTCGCCCGCCGGATCGTGCTGGACCCGTCGAAACTGTCCAGGTCACTGGGGGGCACCCGGCGTTTCACCCTGGCCGAGATCGTCCGTATCGCCGACATCGGCGAGGTCGGCACGGGCTGGCTGCTCGGCGCCCCCGAGCGGCCCTCGGCACCGCCGGACCGCGCGCCGGCGGCCGTCCCCGAGGGCGGCCGGCCGTTGCAGATCGTGCGGGAAACCGTCCGGCTGATCGCCGAGCACGGCTTCCACGGCGTCCGGGTCGCCGATATCGCGGCCGCCTGCGGTACCAGCCCGGCCGCGGTGCACTACCACTTCCCCGGCCGCGACGAACTCCTGGAAGCGGCCGTGCGCTGGTGCATGGACGAGGACACCGAACGCCGCGCCGCGGGCCTGGCCGCGGCCCCCGACGCCCGCGGCGAGCTGCTGCATCTGATCGCGCTGCAGACACCGCGCACCGAGCAGCAGCGCCGGCAGTGGCTGGTCTGGCTGGATCTGTGGGCCCAGGCCGCCCGCTCCACGGCCGTGGGGCGGCTGCACGAGCACTACTACCGGCAGTGGCGCACCACCGTCGCCGATGTCGTGCGCCGCGGCGTCGGCCAGGGCGTCTTCCGCACCGTCGATCCGGAGTTCGCCGCGCTGCGGCTGACCGCCCTGATCGACGGCCTGGCCACCCAGGTGCTCGCCACCGCGCCGGACAGCACCGGCCCCGACACGATGCACGCCGCGCTGCTCGCCTTCGTCGACAGCGAACTCACCGCCGCCCCCGCCGACTGA
- a CDS encoding 3-keto-5-aminohexanoate cleavage protein yields the protein MNNEVIITCALTGAGDTVHRSPHVPVTPEQIAASAVEAAAAGAAVVHIHVRDPETGAPSRDPRLYAEVVERIKETGTDVVINLTAGMGGDLVIDPDRPLRQLPGTDLVSGLERLPHVEELLPDICTLDCGSLNFGDGSNLYVSTPDMLRTGARRIQELGVRPELEIFDTGQLWFAKQLLAEGLLDDPTVFQLCMGIPWGAPADPGVLQSMVHLLPEGAQWASFALGRMQLPWVAQSILLGGHVRVGLEDNLYLSKGVKATNGQLVERAVRITELLGASVAGPDRARALLGLKPRG from the coding sequence GTGAACAACGAGGTCATCATCACCTGCGCGCTCACCGGCGCCGGCGACACCGTCCACCGCTCCCCGCACGTCCCCGTGACGCCCGAGCAGATCGCCGCGTCGGCCGTCGAGGCGGCCGCCGCGGGCGCCGCTGTGGTGCACATCCACGTACGCGACCCCGAGACCGGCGCCCCGTCGCGCGACCCGCGGCTGTACGCCGAGGTGGTCGAGCGGATCAAGGAGACCGGCACCGACGTCGTCATCAACCTCACCGCGGGGATGGGCGGCGACCTGGTGATCGACCCCGACCGGCCGCTCCGGCAACTGCCCGGTACGGACCTGGTGAGCGGCCTGGAGCGGCTGCCGCACGTCGAGGAACTGCTGCCCGACATCTGCACCCTGGACTGCGGCTCCCTCAACTTCGGGGACGGCTCCAACCTCTACGTCTCCACCCCCGACATGCTGCGGACGGGCGCCCGGCGCATCCAGGAACTCGGGGTGCGGCCCGAGTTGGAGATCTTCGACACCGGTCAGCTGTGGTTCGCCAAGCAGCTGCTGGCCGAGGGGCTGCTGGACGACCCGACGGTCTTCCAGCTGTGCATGGGCATCCCGTGGGGCGCGCCGGCCGACCCGGGCGTCCTGCAGTCGATGGTGCACCTGCTGCCCGAGGGCGCTCAGTGGGCGAGCTTCGCGCTCGGCCGCATGCAGCTGCCGTGGGTCGCCCAGTCGATCCTCCTCGGCGGCCATGTGCGGGTCGGCCTGGAGGACAACCTCTACCTCAGCAAGGGCGTCAAGGCCACCAACGGCCAGCTAGTCGAACGCGCCGTCCGCATCACCGAGTTGCTGGGGGCCTCGGTCGCCGGCCCCGACCGGGCACGTGCCCTCCTGGGCCTGAAGCCGCGCGGCTGA
- a CDS encoding thioesterase family protein: MTGDTAGGLPLFHQTVRDDWIDYNGHLNEAYYVLVFGFATDALMDAAGLDAAYRGRTGCSLYTVEAHVRYLHEVARGSELTVRTTVLGVDDRKLRLLHEMFTGAPSGSAVATEELFALHVDRAAGGAAPLPDASREYFAGLLAPAPPWAGNGIRAVRPPR, encoded by the coding sequence GTGACCGGCGACACGGCGGGCGGCCTCCCGCTCTTCCACCAGACCGTCCGGGACGACTGGATCGACTACAACGGCCACCTCAACGAGGCCTACTACGTCCTGGTCTTCGGCTTCGCCACCGACGCCCTGATGGACGCGGCCGGCCTCGACGCGGCCTACCGGGGCCGCACCGGCTGCTCCCTGTACACGGTCGAGGCGCACGTCCGCTATCTCCACGAGGTCGCCCGCGGCAGCGAACTCACCGTCCGCACCACCGTATTGGGCGTGGACGACCGAAAACTGCGCCTCCTCCACGAGATGTTCACCGGTGCGCCGTCCGGCTCCGCGGTGGCCACGGAGGAGCTGTTCGCCCTGCACGTCGACCGGGCCGCCGGGGGCGCGGCGCCCCTGCCCGACGCGAGCCGGGAGTACTTCGCGGGGCTCCTGGCGCCGGCGCCGCCGTGGGCGGGCAACGGGATCCGCGCGGTGCGGCCGCCCCGGTAG
- a CDS encoding cytochrome P450: MPNTADTGPDAPIDVTPLLDDPYVTYAALREAGPVHRITGPDGTPAWLVTRYDDVRRALADPRLSLDKRHAAPGGYQGFSLPPALDANLGNMDPPDHTRIRRLVAKAFTPRRIEALRAPVRKTAEELLDAMAERGRADLIADYAGPLPITVICDLLGIPHRDRRDFLAWSDALITPDPSRPELMKEAIGAMQVFYTGLIAAKRAEPGDDLLSDLIAVRDDPAAIEAADEGSERLSEDELTSLAFLILFGGYENTVHLIGNAVLTLLDHPDQLRHLQHNPAEIPAAVEEFLRYDGPGPLALRRFPKEDLEIGGVRIAAGESVLLSIASANRDPARFADPDTFDRGRDLSGHLALGHGIHYCLGAPLARMETAIALEALLDRFPGLRLDVPRGHLRHRRSLRSRGLISLPVTF; encoded by the coding sequence ATGCCGAACACCGCCGATACCGGGCCCGACGCCCCCATTGACGTGACGCCGCTTCTCGACGATCCGTACGTCACCTACGCCGCGCTGCGCGAAGCCGGGCCGGTGCACCGGATCACCGGCCCCGACGGGACGCCCGCCTGGCTGGTGACCCGTTACGACGACGTCCGCCGCGCTCTCGCCGACCCCCGGCTCTCCCTGGACAAGCGCCATGCCGCGCCCGGCGGCTACCAAGGGTTCTCGCTCCCGCCCGCGCTGGACGCCAACCTGGGGAACATGGACCCGCCGGACCACACCCGGATCCGCCGCCTGGTGGCCAAGGCCTTCACCCCGCGCCGCATCGAGGCGCTGCGCGCGCCCGTGCGGAAGACCGCCGAAGAACTGCTGGACGCGATGGCGGAGCGCGGCCGGGCGGATCTGATCGCCGACTACGCAGGCCCGCTGCCGATCACCGTCATCTGCGATCTGCTCGGTATTCCGCACCGTGACCGCCGCGACTTCCTGGCCTGGTCGGACGCGCTCATTACCCCGGATCCCAGCCGTCCGGAGCTGATGAAGGAGGCGATCGGGGCGATGCAGGTGTTCTACACCGGCCTGATCGCGGCCAAGCGTGCGGAGCCGGGCGACGATCTGCTCTCGGACCTGATCGCGGTACGCGACGACCCGGCCGCCATCGAGGCGGCGGACGAGGGGAGCGAGCGGCTCAGCGAGGACGAACTGACCTCGCTCGCTTTTCTCATCCTCTTCGGCGGCTACGAGAACACCGTCCACCTCATCGGCAATGCCGTGCTCACCCTGCTCGACCACCCCGACCAGCTCCGCCACTTGCAGCACAATCCGGCCGAAATCCCTGCCGCCGTGGAGGAGTTCCTTCGCTACGACGGGCCGGGGCCGCTGGCGCTCCGCCGCTTCCCCAAGGAGGACCTGGAGATCGGTGGTGTACGGATCGCGGCCGGGGAGAGCGTGCTGCTGTCGATAGCGTCCGCGAACCGCGACCCGGCGCGCTTTGCGGATCCGGACACTTTCGACCGCGGCCGGGACCTCTCGGGGCACCTCGCGCTGGGACACGGCATCCACTACTGCCTCGGCGCCCCACTGGCCCGTATGGAAACGGCCATCGCGCTGGAAGCGCTCCTCGACCGTTTTCCGGGGCTGCGTCTGGACGTCCCGCGTGGCCATTTGCGGCATCGTCGGTCCCTGCGGTCACGTGGCCTGATTTCGCTCCCCGTCACCTTCTGA
- a CDS encoding DUF427 domain-containing protein, with protein sequence MTTTKGHHIEVRQGTDHVRVTVGGRLLADSRRPLLLQETGYPVRYYLPPEDVRTDLLTPSETHTVCPFKGTASYWSLPDGPEDIAWAYPEPRAAVAQIKDHFCFYEVDTD encoded by the coding sequence ATGACCACCACCAAGGGCCATCACATCGAGGTCAGGCAGGGCACCGACCACGTCCGCGTCACGGTCGGCGGCCGGCTGCTGGCCGACAGCCGCCGCCCGCTCCTCCTCCAGGAGACCGGCTACCCCGTGCGCTACTACCTCCCGCCCGAGGACGTCCGCACCGATCTGCTGACCCCGTCCGAGACGCACACCGTCTGTCCTTTCAAGGGCACCGCCTCCTACTGGTCGCTTCCCGACGGCCCTGAGGACATCGCATGGGCCTACCCGGAACCGCGTGCCGCGGTGGCGCAGATCAAGGATCACTTCTGCTTCTACGAGGTCGACACGGACTGA
- a CDS encoding helix-turn-helix domain-containing protein, whose amino-acid sequence MSVGDDGRSDEAGSTLAERLSHLFANMHPPGAPYTNAFVAEEISAGDEEYGGVKVTEQYLSMLRNGRRTNPSPELLRALSKFFAVPVGYLLGDLSQPQAARVEEEVRFLAAMRDQRVRAIALRSVGLPPEVQDSLTTIISQFRQQMNLPADPPERGGDRHGE is encoded by the coding sequence ATGAGCGTGGGGGACGACGGCCGGTCCGACGAGGCGGGCAGCACGCTCGCGGAGCGGCTGAGCCATCTCTTCGCGAACATGCACCCGCCGGGGGCCCCGTATACCAACGCCTTTGTGGCCGAGGAGATCAGCGCCGGGGACGAGGAGTACGGCGGCGTCAAGGTCACCGAGCAGTATCTGTCGATGCTGCGCAACGGCCGGCGGACGAACCCGAGCCCGGAACTGCTGCGCGCGCTGTCCAAGTTCTTTGCCGTACCGGTCGGTTATCTGCTGGGGGACCTCTCGCAGCCGCAGGCCGCGCGGGTGGAGGAAGAGGTCCGCTTCCTCGCCGCCATGCGCGACCAGCGGGTGCGCGCCATCGCGCTGCGCTCCGTGGGGCTGCCGCCGGAGGTGCAGGACAGCCTGACGACGATCATCTCCCAGTTCCGGCAGCAGATGAACCTGCCGGCCGATCCGCCGGAGCGGGGCGGTGACCGGCACGGTGAGTGA
- a CDS encoding 3-hydroxyacyl-CoA dehydrogenase NAD-binding domain-containing protein, with amino-acid sequence MPETTSAPCAPEDVRRIACIGAGVIGGGWAAHFLARGYDVTAWDPADDAGERLRRLVAAAWPALEQIGLADGASPDRLTLAPTLAEAVADADFVQESAPENLELKRSLLAELAAATRPGVVIASSTSGYPMTDMQTAAEDAGRLVVGHPFNPPYLIPLVEVVGGERTDRAAVAWASRFYDLAGKSVITMDRELPGFIANRLQEALWREALHMVANGEASVEDIDASITEGPGLRWAFMGPCLTFALAGGEGGMAHMLDHFGPSLKSPWTRLAAPELDRELRDAMVDGCAEAAGGRTYADLVAERDQGVIDVLRATGRLGSTRR; translated from the coding sequence ATGCCCGAAACCACCTCTGCCCCCTGTGCCCCCGAGGACGTACGCCGTATCGCCTGTATCGGCGCCGGAGTGATCGGCGGCGGCTGGGCCGCCCACTTCCTCGCCCGCGGCTACGACGTCACCGCCTGGGACCCGGCCGACGACGCCGGGGAAAGGCTCCGCCGCCTGGTCGCCGCCGCCTGGCCCGCGCTGGAACAGATAGGCCTGGCCGACGGGGCCTCGCCGGACCGGCTGACGCTCGCCCCCACCCTCGCCGAGGCGGTCGCCGACGCCGACTTCGTCCAGGAGAGCGCCCCCGAGAACCTGGAGTTGAAGCGCTCCCTGCTCGCCGAGCTCGCCGCCGCGACCCGCCCCGGCGTGGTCATCGCCTCCTCCACCTCCGGCTACCCGATGACCGATATGCAGACGGCGGCCGAGGACGCCGGCCGCCTGGTCGTCGGCCACCCCTTCAACCCGCCGTACCTCATCCCGCTGGTCGAGGTCGTCGGCGGCGAGCGGACCGACCGGGCGGCCGTCGCCTGGGCGTCGCGCTTCTACGACCTGGCGGGCAAGTCCGTGATCACCATGGACCGCGAGCTGCCCGGCTTCATCGCCAACCGCCTCCAGGAAGCCCTCTGGCGCGAGGCGCTGCACATGGTCGCGAACGGCGAGGCCTCGGTCGAGGACATCGACGCCTCGATCACCGAGGGCCCGGGGCTGCGCTGGGCGTTCATGGGCCCCTGTCTGACCTTCGCGCTGGCCGGCGGTGAGGGCGGGATGGCTCATATGCTCGACCACTTCGGCCCGTCCCTGAAGTCGCCGTGGACCCGGCTGGCGGCTCCCGAGCTGGACCGCGAGCTGCGCGACGCCATGGTCGACGGGTGCGCAGAGGCGGCGGGCGGCCGTACGTACGCGGACCTGGTCGCCGAACGCGACCAGGGCGTCATCGACGTCCTGCGTGCCACGGGCCGGCTGGGGAGCACCCGCCGGTGA
- a CDS encoding MAB_1171c family putative transporter gives MFDVIYLSFGVAAWAIVGYKSRAWLRDRSNADLGLACLMTGGVATVFLFSAPSLYRAFDRLAGVANLAMVFLYSSVVVFAAGALVLMLRWTAGEGAAARARARTRARAAVGAVAALWAVAVTGFAVGRPDAVEHPRDFSTAYTDSPGVMLFLVLYLAIFGMSSAALGTLCPRLAARLGTTYLARGLRLLAAGCWLGLGYCGCKVIGFVLSWTGHPALWLSNGVAPLSASVAALMVLAGFALPAAGPRVAAWRRLRRLSPLWRAVTARSPEVTMEASAWAVRWPFADLEWRANRQMAEIRDVQRGIRRHVESDALDIARERARAVALDDRQLAAVAEAAALRRGLENRAVGHVPVHGADSVVVSSGTEPAELTAEYEHLALVADVYHSPLIETVLTELRQRSALARS, from the coding sequence GTGTTTGATGTCATCTATCTGTCGTTCGGCGTGGCGGCGTGGGCGATCGTCGGGTACAAGTCCCGGGCCTGGCTCCGCGACCGCAGCAATGCCGACCTGGGGCTGGCCTGCCTGATGACCGGGGGTGTGGCCACGGTCTTCCTCTTCTCCGCGCCGAGCCTCTACCGGGCCTTCGACCGGCTGGCCGGCGTGGCCAACCTCGCCATGGTCTTCCTCTACTCCTCCGTCGTGGTGTTCGCCGCGGGCGCGCTGGTACTGATGCTGCGCTGGACGGCGGGCGAGGGCGCGGCCGCGCGGGCCCGTGCGCGGACCAGAGCGCGCGCCGCCGTCGGGGCCGTGGCCGCGTTGTGGGCAGTGGCGGTCACCGGGTTCGCGGTCGGCAGGCCGGACGCCGTCGAGCACCCCCGCGACTTCAGCACCGCCTACACCGACTCGCCCGGTGTCATGCTGTTCCTGGTGCTGTATCTGGCCATCTTCGGCATGAGCTCGGCGGCCCTGGGGACGCTGTGCCCGCGGCTCGCCGCCCGGCTCGGCACGACGTATCTGGCCCGCGGTCTGCGGTTGCTGGCCGCGGGCTGCTGGCTCGGCCTGGGCTACTGCGGCTGCAAGGTCATCGGCTTCGTCCTGTCCTGGACGGGCCACCCGGCGCTCTGGCTCTCCAACGGGGTGGCCCCGCTCAGCGCCTCGGTCGCGGCGCTCATGGTCCTCGCCGGATTCGCGCTGCCGGCGGCCGGCCCCCGGGTCGCCGCCTGGCGCCGGCTGCGTCGGCTCTCCCCGCTCTGGCGGGCCGTCACCGCCCGCTCCCCGGAGGTCACGATGGAGGCCTCGGCGTGGGCCGTACGCTGGCCGTTCGCGGATCTGGAGTGGCGGGCCAACCGCCAGATGGCCGAGATCCGGGACGTACAGCGCGGTATCCGCCGCCATGTGGAGTCCGACGCCCTCGACATCGCCCGGGAACGCGCCCGCGCCGTCGCCCTGGACGACCGGCAGCTGGCGGCCGTCGCCGAGGCCGCCGCACTCCGCCGTGGTCTGGAGAACCGCGCGGTGGGTCATGTCCCCGTCCACGGGGCCGACAGCGTGGTGGTCTCCAGCGGCACGGAACCGGCCGAACTCACCGCGGAGTACGAGCACTTGGCGCTGGTCGCGGACGTCTACCACTCACCGTTGATCGAGACCGTGCTCACCGAGCTGCGCCAGCGGAGCGCGCTGGCGCGCAGCTGA
- a CDS encoding helix-turn-helix transcriptional regulator yields MSNIRHTPAAPAHALALAAGERIDAHRHDNHQIVYAGSGVLAVTTDAGTWFAPGTRAIWVPAGTVHAHRAYGHLDLHTLGLPVGDNPLRLDAPTVLAVSPLLRELILAYTRDPAGSGPERRRLRAVLLDQLRASPQQPVQLPSPADPRLAAVCALLHDDPADSRTLAELGAHTHTGERTLSRLFRSELGMTFPQWRTQLRLYHALKMLADGTSVTAVARRCGWSSTSAFIDVFRRAYGYTPGAHHRRE; encoded by the coding sequence ATGTCGAATATCCGCCACACACCTGCCGCGCCGGCCCACGCGCTGGCGCTGGCGGCCGGTGAACGCATCGACGCCCACCGCCATGACAACCACCAGATCGTCTACGCGGGCTCCGGCGTCCTCGCCGTCACCACCGACGCCGGCACCTGGTTCGCCCCCGGCACCCGCGCCATCTGGGTCCCCGCCGGTACCGTCCACGCCCACCGTGCCTATGGCCACCTCGACCTGCACACCCTCGGCCTGCCGGTCGGCGACAACCCCCTGCGCCTGGACGCGCCCACCGTCCTGGCGGTCAGCCCCCTGCTGCGCGAGCTGATCCTCGCCTACACCCGAGACCCCGCCGGGAGCGGCCCGGAGCGCCGCCGCCTGCGCGCCGTTCTCCTCGATCAGCTCCGCGCCTCGCCCCAGCAGCCCGTACAACTGCCGTCCCCCGCCGATCCGCGACTGGCCGCCGTCTGTGCCCTCCTGCACGACGACCCCGCCGATTCCCGCACCCTCGCCGAGCTCGGCGCCCACACGCACACCGGGGAGCGCACCCTCAGCCGCCTCTTCCGCTCCGAGCTCGGCATGACCTTCCCTCAGTGGCGCACCCAACTGCGGCTGTACCACGCCCTGAAGATGCTCGCCGACGGCACATCCGTCACCGCCGTCGCCCGCCGCTGCGGCTGGTCCTCCACCAGTGCCTTCATCGATGTCTTCCGCCGTGCCTACGGATACACCCCGGGCGCTCACCACCGCCGGGAGTAG